In Salinibacter sp. 10B, the following proteins share a genomic window:
- a CDS encoding ThiF family adenylyltransferase — protein MGNNLLVVRRYRTNAGSAVKRISWGGYIDDLPNADVTGRWVRLPEVPVTEKWRPPKTWGELRAVCNHQDVNLDVHLRNVLPRRKENFILLVGFPIPDRVGEAPKQMHWWGAVVQFDNGEGSYQTNDDDPICWLRSRNWSPMEVSTRGKLNKSLSTDTILLIGAGALGSTLSELLVRGRARKLFVMDRDTLEAGNLVRHTLSLDEVGQNKAEALATRLESLSPNVEVYGCPQHFPPSNDRWKKKVRKADIVIDCTAEAETLRQLRSFEWEEKKLFFSLSISAQARRLYVSSAFASSFPVDAFDERMEPWYYVEGEESADKELPWEGTGCHHPVFEARQDDITALISPALKWMEQQLQEASEKGPGAVEPRLKVIEHTKDRLGVQVGSLSDYFEEERLPEHG, from the coding sequence ATGGGCAATAACCTTTTGGTTGTACGGCGATATCGCACAAATGCGGGAAGCGCAGTCAAGCGTATCTCCTGGGGGGGCTACATCGATGATCTGCCAAATGCAGACGTGACTGGAAGGTGGGTCCGGCTTCCGGAGGTGCCTGTGACCGAAAAGTGGCGGCCGCCGAAGACCTGGGGCGAGCTCCGAGCGGTATGCAACCACCAAGACGTTAACCTCGACGTACACTTGCGGAATGTACTTCCAAGGAGAAAAGAGAACTTTATCCTTCTGGTCGGTTTTCCGATTCCAGACCGGGTTGGGGAAGCTCCGAAGCAGATGCACTGGTGGGGGGCGGTCGTCCAATTTGATAACGGCGAAGGTTCTTATCAGACCAATGACGACGACCCAATCTGCTGGCTTCGCTCAAGGAACTGGAGTCCGATGGAAGTTTCCACACGCGGAAAGCTCAACAAGAGCCTGTCAACTGACACCATCCTCCTTATCGGCGCGGGAGCGCTGGGGAGTACTCTCAGCGAACTATTGGTGCGAGGGCGAGCTCGCAAACTTTTCGTCATGGACCGCGATACGCTGGAGGCGGGAAACCTGGTGCGTCATACCCTTTCCCTTGATGAGGTTGGCCAGAACAAGGCCGAAGCTCTTGCCACCCGACTTGAGAGCCTCTCGCCGAACGTTGAGGTTTATGGATGTCCACAGCACTTTCCACCCAGCAATGATCGTTGGAAAAAGAAAGTTCGGAAGGCCGACATAGTCATCGACTGCACCGCGGAAGCCGAGACGCTACGACAGCTCCGAAGCTTCGAGTGGGAGGAGAAGAAGCTCTTTTTCTCGCTTTCAATCAGCGCCCAAGCCCGCCGCCTCTACGTCTCCTCAGCTTTCGCTAGCTCCTTTCCGGTAGATGCGTTCGATGAAAGAATGGAACCGTGGTACTACGTGGAAGGGGAAGAGTCAGCCGATAAGGAGCTCCCCTGGGAGGGGACTGGGTGCCACCACCCTGTGTTTGAGGCTCGGCAGGACGATATCACAGCCCTAATCAGCCCTGCACTTAAGTGGATGGAGCAGCAGCTTCAAGAAGCCTCAGAGAAAGGTCCAGGTGCGGTGGAGCCACGGTTGAAGGTTATCGAGCATACGAAAGACCGTCTTGGCGTCCAGGTAGGATCTTTAAGCGACTACTTTGAAGAGGAGCGATTGCCAGAGCATGGGTAA
- a CDS encoding YegP family protein, giving the protein MRNTKFRIFEDAANEYRWTFIARNGEEIAVPGESYEELDECLAAVERVQGYAPGAEVEDLTTPSPKEHESDSWFELYQDDEGEYRWRLRAPNSEIIAVASEGYHNRGDARSGIELLQNQGPVAEIIDETEEDGSGGNDEDGDDEDDSNGGFVPPADPSDPDREQFA; this is encoded by the coding sequence ATGAGAAATACTAAGTTTCGCATTTTCGAAGACGCTGCCAACGAGTACCGGTGGACCTTCATCGCCCGCAACGGCGAAGAGATCGCAGTGCCGGGTGAAAGCTACGAGGAACTAGACGAGTGCCTCGCTGCGGTAGAGCGAGTTCAAGGGTATGCTCCTGGCGCCGAAGTGGAAGACCTGACGACACCGTCCCCAAAGGAGCATGAGTCCGATTCCTGGTTTGAGCTCTACCAGGACGACGAAGGGGAGTATCGATGGCGCTTGCGGGCACCCAACAGCGAGATCATCGCTGTAGCAAGTGAGGGCTATCATAATCGCGGCGACGCCCGGAGTGGGATTGAACTCCTTCAGAATCAGGGGCCTGTCGCTGAAATTATCGACGAGACTGAAGAGGACGGTTCCGGTGGGAATGACGAAGATGGTGACGACGAAGACGATTCGAACGGTGGCTTCGTACCGCCCGCAGATCCTTCGGACCCTGATCGTGAGCAATTCGCGTAG